One region of Peromyscus eremicus chromosome 4, PerEre_H2_v1, whole genome shotgun sequence genomic DNA includes:
- the Pax1 gene encoding paired box protein Pax-1: MKFTLGLGSRAWRVSWERAAAAAAVGPGAGGALGSGSLRVSSRRGPRLARALPLCLSGGGGARALPDCAGPSPRRSGARQLAGRRAMEQTYGEVNQLGGVFVNGRPLPNAIRLRIVELAQLGIRPCDISRQLRVSHGCVSKILARYNETGSILPGAIGGSKPRVTTPNVVKHIRDYKQGDPGIFAWEIRDRLLADGVCDKYNVPSVSSISRILRNKIGSLAQPGPYEASKQPPPQPALPYNHIYQYPYPSPVSPTGTKMGSHPGVPGSAGHVSIPRSWPSAHSVSNILGIRTFMEQTGALAGGEGAAYSPKMEDWAGVNRAAFPASPAVNGLEKPALEADIKYTQSASSLSAVGGFLPACAYPASNQHGVYSAPAAGYLSPGPPWPPAQGPPLAPHGAGVAVHGGELAAAMTFKHTSREGADRKPPSPGGKASEALGSLHGLPIPASTS, from the exons ATGAAGTTCACCTTGGGCCTGGGGTCGCGGGCCTGGAGAGTGTCCTGGGAgcgggcggcggcggctgcggcggtGGGCCCTGGGGCGGGCGGCGCGCTGGGCAGCGGCTCACTGCGCGTCTCCAGCCGCCGCGGCCCTCGGCTCGCGCGCGCCCTCCCTCTATGCCTCTCCGGCGGTGGCGGCGCCCGAGCTCTCCCGGACTGCGCCGGGCCCAGCCCCCGCCGCTCCGGCGCCAGGCAGCTGGCCGGCCGGCGCGCGATGG AGCAGACGTACGGCGAAGTGAACCAGCTCGGTGGCGTGTTCGTCAACGGCCGTCCCCTGCCCAATGCCATCCGCCTGCGCATCGTGGAGCTAGCACAGCTGGGTATCCGACCCTGTGACATCAGTAGGCAACTGCGGGTTTCGCACGGCTGTGTGAGCAAGATCCTGGCACGCTATAACGAGACCGGCTCCATCCTGCCCGGGGCCATTGGGGGCAGTAAACCCCGAGTCACCACCCCCAACGTAGTGAAGCACATCCGGGACTACAAGCAGGGAGACCCTGGCATCTTTGCCTGGGAGATTCGTGACCGGCTCCTGGCTGATGGCGTCTGTGACAAGTACAATGTGCCCTCTGTGAGCTCCATTAGTCGCATCCTGCGAAACAAGATTGGCAGCCTGGCGCAGCCAGGGCCCTACGAAGCAAGTAagcagccgccgccgcagccTGCGCTGCCCTACAATCACATCTACCAGTACCCCTACCCCAGCCCAGTGTCGCCCACGGGAACCAAGATGGGCAGCCATCCCGGGGTCCCCGGCTCCGCGGGCCACGTCAGCATCCCGCGTTCATGGCCCTCAGCACATTCAGTCAGCAACATCCTGGGCATCCGGACGTTTATGGAGCAAACAG GGGCCCTGGCCGGGGGCGAAGGCGCTGCCTACTCCCCCAAGATGGAAGACTGGGCAGGTGTGAACCGCGCCGCGTTCCCCGCCTCACCAGCAGTGAACGGGCTCGAGAAACCTGCCTTGGAGGCAGATATTAAGTACACCCAG TCAGCCTCCAGCCTTTCCGCAGTGGGTGGCTTCCTTCCCGCCTGCGCCTACCCGGCTTCCAACCAGCACGGTGTGTACAGCGCTCCAGCAGCCGGCTACCTTTCCCCTGGCCCACCctggccacctgcccagggaccccCGCTGGCGCCCCATGGAGCTGGTGTGGCTGTGCACGGCGGGGAGCTTGCAGCTGCGATGACCTTCAAACACACCAGCCGAGAAG GGGCCGACAGAAAGCCCCCCAGTCCGGGCGGCAAGGCTTCGGAGGCGCTTGGTAGCTTACACGGACTGCCCATCCCGGCCTCGACCTCGTAG